In the genome of Hymenobacter taeanensis, one region contains:
- a CDS encoding 2'-5' RNA ligase family protein — translation MLAITSLLNPHSADRINRIIKSLETEFGLDDVQATPDPHLTYQLAGVRKLSLLKKVLRDVARTTKPFTAFTTGLGLFPGPNPVIYIPVLRSDALNQLHHRIRTATAPLCLRTDKFSGPDCWLPHISLALHDTTPELLGPVLQYLNQQTFNMRLLINNITILRQQEELFVQEKCFTFEGHKRETAPDLFQQLA, via the coding sequence ATGCTTGCCATAACTTCACTGCTTAACCCGCACAGTGCGGACCGCATCAACCGGATTATCAAGAGCTTGGAAACGGAGTTTGGCCTTGATGATGTGCAGGCCACTCCAGATCCGCACCTTACGTACCAGCTTGCCGGGGTGCGCAAACTATCATTGCTGAAGAAAGTGCTGCGCGATGTAGCCCGCACCACCAAGCCATTTACCGCTTTCACTACTGGCCTGGGCTTGTTTCCGGGGCCCAATCCGGTTATCTATATCCCGGTGCTGCGCTCCGATGCCCTCAACCAGCTGCACCACCGTATCCGGACGGCTACGGCTCCTTTGTGCCTGCGCACCGACAAGTTCAGCGGACCCGATTGCTGGCTCCCGCACATTTCTCTGGCCCTGCATGATACCACCCCGGAGCTGCTGGGCCCAGTGCTGCAGTACCTCAACCAACAAACATTCAACATGCGCCTGCTCATCAACAACATCACCATTTTGCGCCAGCAAGAGGAGCTGTTTGTGCAGGAGAAATGCTTTACGTTTGAAGGACATAAGCGTGAAACCGCCCCTGATTTGTTTCAGCAACTGGCCTAG
- a CDS encoding response regulator → MIRIILVDDHTIIRDGIRALLSDQEGLEVVGEAGNGQDLLALLATTPTDVVLMDMNMPVMDGMEATKRLREEYPQVHVLALSMLDHEEYINRMFEAGAYGYVLKNAGKLEIVYAIRTVANGRQFLCSELGVKFLQKLMQAATPNVVATAKKTDGLSKRETEVLQLIAEGLTNAEIAEKLFTSKRTIETHRQNIIEKTQAKNTAALISYAVRQGLLT, encoded by the coding sequence ATGATTCGTATAATCCTTGTTGACGACCACACCATCATTCGGGATGGTATCCGGGCTCTGCTTTCTGATCAGGAAGGCCTTGAGGTAGTAGGGGAGGCTGGCAACGGCCAAGACCTGCTGGCACTGTTGGCCACTACCCCCACCGATGTGGTGTTAATGGATATGAACATGCCCGTAATGGATGGGATGGAGGCCACCAAACGGCTGCGCGAAGAGTATCCGCAGGTGCACGTGCTGGCCCTCTCCATGCTCGACCATGAAGAGTACATCAACCGCATGTTTGAGGCCGGAGCCTATGGTTACGTGCTCAAGAATGCCGGCAAGCTGGAAATTGTGTACGCCATCAGAACGGTGGCCAATGGCCGGCAATTTTTATGCTCAGAGCTTGGCGTGAAGTTTCTGCAGAAGCTTATGCAGGCGGCCACCCCCAATGTAGTAGCTACCGCCAAAAAAACTGATGGTTTATCAAAGCGCGAAACGGAGGTGCTGCAACTTATAGCAGAGGGCCTAACCAACGCCGAAATTGCTGAAAAGCTCTTCACCAGCAAGCGCACCATCGAAACTCACCGCCAGAACATCATCGAGAAAACCCAGGCCAAGAATACGGCCGCGCTAATCAGCTACGCCGTACGCCAAGGGCTACTCACATAA
- a CDS encoding STM3941 family protein — protein MTEDLIYHNSRKRHALLTLGALVFVAMGVFMIVTKGYWGQGIITILFFGTGAAVGAWQFFDTRPRLQINDEGILDRTLGVGLIPWTDIMDAYVRSINHEYFICLQVLNEQAYLNRLPPLKRKLANANEALGFTPLSINLSGVDLNPEQLLEYILKQSAAAQLSPNNFTE, from the coding sequence ATGACTGAGGACCTGATTTACCACAACTCCCGCAAGCGCCATGCCCTACTCACCCTGGGCGCGCTTGTATTTGTAGCCATGGGGGTATTCATGATTGTGACCAAGGGCTACTGGGGCCAGGGGATAATAACCATTCTATTCTTTGGTACCGGCGCGGCCGTCGGGGCCTGGCAGTTTTTTGATACGCGGCCCCGCCTGCAAATCAATGACGAAGGCATTCTGGACCGCACGCTGGGCGTAGGCCTCATCCCGTGGACCGACATTATGGATGCCTACGTTCGGTCTATCAACCACGAGTACTTTATCTGCCTGCAGGTGCTGAATGAACAGGCCTACCTAAACCGTCTACCACCTCTGAAGCGCAAGCTGGCCAATGCCAATGAGGCGCTGGGCTTTACGCCGCTCTCCATCAACCTGAGTGGTGTGGATCTTAACCCCGAGCAGCTGCTAGAATACATCCTGAAACAGAGCGCAGCCGCGCAACTCTCCCCAAACAATTTCACGGAATAA
- a CDS encoding KGG domain-containing protein — MAQSQKTQNTTKTAQTSNTSKRGFASMDPELQRRIASEGGRASHQSGRGHRFTSEEARAAGRKGGQASRNTSNAQAR; from the coding sequence ATGGCTCAGTCACAGAAAACCCAGAACACCACCAAGACCGCACAAACCAGCAACACCAGCAAGCGGGGCTTTGCTAGTATGGACCCGGAACTGCAGCGTCGGATTGCCAGTGAAGGTGGCCGGGCATCGCACCAGAGTGGCCGTGGGCACCGCTTTACTTCTGAAGAAGCCCGCGCGGCTGGCCGCAAAGGTGGCCAAGCCAGCCGCAACACGAGCAACGCCCAGGCTCGCTAG
- a CDS encoding deoxyhypusine synthase family protein, with protein sequence MNVTNFLKHHYRHFNAAALIDAAEGYNKHLAEGGKMMITLAGAMSTAEMGIQLAELIRQDKVQIISCTGANLEEDIFNLVAHDFYERVPNYRDLTAADEQALLERHMNRVTDTCIPEEEAMRRLEHSVLKFWEQADKAGERYFPHEFFYQILKSGELEQYYQIDPKDSWMLAAAEKNLPIICPGWEDSTLGNIFAGHVISGDIQNVHTVRTGIEYMIYLADWYTQQATEESKVGFFQIGGGIAGDFPICVVPMLHQDLGRTSVPLWGYFCQISDSTTSYGSYSGAVPNEKITWGKLGQDTPKFIIESDATIVAPLVFAMVLGQ encoded by the coding sequence ATGAACGTAACGAACTTCCTCAAGCACCACTACCGCCACTTCAACGCCGCTGCTCTGATTGATGCCGCCGAAGGCTACAACAAGCACCTCGCCGAAGGTGGCAAGATGATGATTACCCTCGCTGGCGCCATGAGCACCGCCGAAATGGGCATCCAGCTGGCCGAGCTGATCCGCCAGGACAAGGTGCAAATCATCAGCTGCACCGGTGCCAACCTGGAAGAGGATATCTTCAACCTGGTAGCCCACGACTTCTACGAGCGGGTACCCAACTACCGCGACCTGACGGCTGCCGACGAGCAGGCCCTGCTGGAGCGCCACATGAACCGCGTAACCGATACCTGCATTCCCGAAGAGGAGGCTATGCGCCGCCTGGAGCACTCAGTACTGAAGTTCTGGGAGCAGGCCGATAAGGCTGGTGAGCGGTACTTCCCTCACGAGTTCTTCTACCAGATCCTGAAGTCGGGCGAGCTGGAGCAGTACTACCAGATTGACCCCAAAGACTCTTGGATGCTGGCTGCCGCTGAGAAAAACCTGCCGATCATCTGCCCCGGTTGGGAAGACTCTACGCTGGGCAACATCTTCGCGGGCCATGTTATCAGCGGTGATATCCAGAACGTACACACCGTGCGTACCGGCATCGAGTACATGATTTACCTGGCCGACTGGTACACCCAGCAGGCTACCGAGGAAAGCAAAGTAGGCTTCTTCCAGATTGGCGGCGGCATTGCCGGCGACTTCCCCATCTGCGTAGTGCCCATGCTGCACCAGGACCTGGGCCGCACCAGCGTTCCGCTGTGGGGCTACTTCTGCCAGATTTCGGACTCGACCACTTCGTATGGCTCGTACTCCGGTGCCGTGCCAAACGAGAAAATCACCTGGGGCAAACTAGGCCAGGACACGCCTAAGTTCATCATCGAGTCGGATGCTACCATTGTAGCGCCACTGGTATTTGCCATGGTACTAGGCCAGTAA
- a CDS encoding N-acetylmuramoyl-L-alanine amidase family protein has translation MQTLLQRYGLNSKPHVQQFKLLNRKNLTAKGGLIVGRKYLLPNPGATRATSTAKAGSSRGISTTPLLPSTLFGPVYSPVAVRDRALRGAVYYLSPGHGGPDPGAIGTYGGNKLAEDEYAYDVTIRLARVLMEHGATVYMMVQDPNDGIRDEAILKMDHDEIGYPHQVIPLSQVYRLRQRIAEVNRLHARHKGAYQRLIALHVDSRSAGQNIDVFFYHHPGNAMGLRLAKNIHKVFTNRYKRAQPNRPYSGNVSQRGTLFEVRNSRAPAVFMELGNIRNQKDQRRFVVADNRQALANWIYEGLLADYTGR, from the coding sequence GTGCAAACGTTGCTACAGCGCTATGGCCTCAACTCGAAACCGCATGTGCAGCAGTTTAAACTGCTGAATCGTAAGAATCTTACTGCTAAAGGCGGCCTGATTGTGGGCAGAAAGTATTTGCTGCCTAACCCTGGCGCTACACGTGCTACCTCTACTGCCAAAGCTGGCTCTTCACGCGGTATCAGCACCACTCCTTTGCTACCCTCCACCCTGTTTGGGCCAGTATACTCACCGGTCGCGGTCCGCGACCGGGCGCTACGTGGGGCAGTCTACTACCTCTCGCCGGGCCATGGGGGCCCCGACCCTGGCGCTATTGGTACGTACGGCGGTAATAAGCTGGCCGAGGACGAGTATGCCTACGATGTAACTATCCGGCTGGCTCGGGTACTGATGGAGCACGGCGCCACCGTGTACATGATGGTGCAGGACCCCAACGACGGTATTCGCGACGAGGCCATCCTGAAAATGGATCACGACGAGATTGGCTACCCCCACCAGGTTATTCCGCTTAGCCAGGTATACCGGCTACGGCAGCGCATTGCTGAAGTTAACCGCCTCCACGCACGCCATAAGGGTGCTTACCAGCGGCTTATTGCCCTGCACGTTGACAGCCGCAGCGCTGGCCAGAACATTGACGTGTTTTTCTATCACCACCCCGGCAATGCCATGGGCTTGCGGCTGGCCAAAAACATTCACAAGGTGTTTACCAACCGCTATAAGCGGGCTCAGCCCAACCGGCCCTATTCGGGCAATGTCTCGCAGCGAGGCACTTTGTTTGAGGTGCGCAACAGCCGCGCTCCAGCGGTGTTTATGGAACTAGGCAACATCCGCAACCAGAAAGACCAGCGCCGCTTTGTGGTGGCCGACAACCGGCAGGCCCTGGCCAACTGGATTTATGAGGGACTACTAGCCGACTATACTGGCAGGTAA
- a CDS encoding carboxypeptidase regulatory-like domain-containing protein: MNSFYPALRIMGLLVASMAVAAATPGPTIRKTATSTRAPKAAIKLMATRRVARLQPMRVVPLKQALRNQTPVTLTGAVTGQNGIPLAGATVWVSGTTKQVAVTNAAGSFSITLPSAEPIGLSCGYGGYKQQAMFLQSPEQQRGVIFTLQATNQRQRR; the protein is encoded by the coding sequence ATGAATTCATTCTACCCTGCCTTGCGCATTATGGGGTTGCTGGTGGCCTCAATGGCAGTTGCAGCGGCAACTCCTGGCCCAACCATTCGGAAAACAGCAACCAGCACCCGAGCACCTAAGGCAGCTATCAAGCTAATGGCAACACGGCGGGTGGCGCGGCTACAGCCTATGCGGGTAGTACCCCTTAAGCAAGCTCTGCGCAACCAGACGCCCGTTACGCTAACTGGGGCGGTTACGGGGCAAAATGGCATACCCCTGGCAGGTGCTACGGTTTGGGTGAGTGGCACCACAAAACAGGTAGCCGTCACGAATGCCGCCGGTAGCTTCAGCATTACCCTTCCCAGCGCCGAGCCCATTGGCTTAAGCTGTGGCTACGGAGGCTATAAGCAACAGGCAATGTTTCTGCAGTCGCCGGAGCAGCAGAGAGGAGTGATCTTCACCTTGCAAGCCACAAATCAACGTCAGCGCCGCTAG
- a CDS encoding PAS domain-containing protein, protein MPRSSSQVLTSAQAQARIEELEQALQQVQAANTVLQQQVAELQATAHIPAQNPNPILRVSHTGELLYANPAAQAHYSSATEQEQEVMRAQTKEIAAQILATGTAAQVDMKGSNYGCYTAFVVPFQEHGYVNIYLVDITTRVEAQQQLADQRSFYETILDQLPSQIAVFDLDQRYLFLNAFALPNPAARQHLLGKNVVELTASQGWPASIAQIRREKFVRAVQERQMVMWEEAIEQPDGTTQFAVRHYQPVFDAAGALQLIIGYGLDITQRREAEIRTSASEAKMRALFMALPDTIVVLDASGRVEEVKTGSTPLGKPGQDLHRAALTALLPSAVAQQLLSLASTPQGSVQEHPFELPQPDGSVTYHNARLVALGKGGNLLILANTTREEIARRELQQQQQFTQLVLDTSPSVIFVRDTEGNILFQNRATEVLRSLSAHLQDRSQLTPNSVQAQEMARYAETDAHVLATGEQYSYESSVTLYSGEVLWYQATKRPLHLPDGSVHVLVVSSDITDFKRAQQTLEYNEKQYRDLMQYSQALICTHNLEGKVLSVNPAAAQFMGMPAESLPGRYLQEALTPAQRAKLGHYLTTIAQEGENRGVVQFQIATGELRYVLYQNYLVQEAGRLAYVIGYGQDITDRIMAEQELKRAKKEAEAAVRSRENFLANMSHEIRTPMNGVMGMATQLSKTPLDARQQEFLRIIRSSGQHLLSIINDVLDMAKITAGKLEFEQIPFNLCDSMGQALQPLVHQATEKGLHIAGTPLRTSCPHPWVLGDPYRINQILINLFGNAVKFTPPGGHIHVVSRQVAETETTLTIECSVTDTGVGIAPALQARIFEGFTQAYADTTRRFGGTGLGLSISKALVEQMGGELRLESTVGQGSRFSFELTLPRTAAVAAAEAFSPFDAGALQGHRVLLIEDNEINRHVARLLLEEWGMMVDEAENGPNGLALYSTHAYDVVLMDIQMPGMSGLEATAIIRKLPDVAKASVPILALTANAFRADNERYLAAGMDACLTKPFEERDLYRELELLLRPAAVNVPAKSYDLTKLHDMAQGHTAFVQKIIASFLKNMPSSIAQLEAAAAMNDWQQVARVAHHIKPSLASLDVQGVAEPVKLLERAPASAEEELPQLQQAIAHVVVQVRRTIAELTDRLPAEPPK, encoded by the coding sequence ATGCCCCGTTCCTCTTCTCAGGTGCTCACCAGCGCACAAGCTCAAGCTCGCATTGAGGAGTTGGAGCAAGCATTGCAACAAGTGCAAGCTGCCAACACTGTTTTGCAGCAGCAGGTGGCCGAATTGCAGGCAACTGCTCATATTCCGGCACAGAACCCGAACCCCATTCTGCGGGTAAGCCATACGGGCGAGTTGTTATATGCTAACCCTGCGGCCCAGGCGCATTACAGCTCTGCCACGGAACAGGAACAGGAGGTAATGCGGGCGCAAACCAAAGAAATAGCCGCTCAAATACTGGCAACAGGTACTGCCGCTCAGGTAGATATGAAGGGGAGTAATTACGGCTGCTACACGGCTTTTGTAGTACCGTTTCAGGAGCACGGGTACGTTAATATTTACTTGGTTGACATTACCACTCGCGTAGAAGCACAACAGCAACTGGCTGACCAGCGCTCCTTCTACGAAACCATTCTCGATCAGCTACCCAGCCAGATTGCTGTCTTCGACCTCGATCAGCGCTACTTGTTCCTGAACGCGTTTGCACTGCCTAACCCTGCTGCCCGCCAGCATCTGCTGGGCAAGAATGTTGTTGAGCTCACCGCAAGCCAGGGCTGGCCCGCTAGCATTGCGCAAATCCGGCGCGAGAAGTTTGTGCGGGCCGTGCAGGAGCGCCAGATGGTGATGTGGGAAGAAGCCATTGAGCAGCCTGATGGCACCACGCAGTTTGCAGTCAGGCACTACCAGCCGGTTTTTGATGCGGCTGGTGCCCTGCAGCTGATTATTGGTTATGGCCTGGACATTACCCAGCGCCGAGAAGCTGAAATCCGCACCAGTGCCAGCGAGGCCAAAATGCGGGCTCTATTCATGGCCCTGCCTGATACTATTGTGGTGCTGGATGCGTCAGGGCGAGTAGAGGAGGTAAAGACCGGGAGTACCCCTTTGGGTAAGCCAGGTCAAGACTTGCACAGGGCGGCTCTTACTGCGCTTTTGCCTTCTGCCGTGGCTCAGCAGCTGCTGAGCCTGGCTAGTACGCCGCAGGGCTCCGTGCAGGAGCACCCCTTTGAACTCCCGCAGCCCGATGGCTCTGTCACTTACCATAATGCCCGTTTGGTGGCCTTGGGTAAGGGAGGAAACCTTCTGATTCTGGCCAATACCACGCGCGAAGAAATTGCTCGCCGGGAGTTGCAGCAGCAGCAGCAGTTTACTCAGTTAGTGCTTGATACCAGCCCCAGCGTCATTTTTGTCCGTGATACCGAAGGGAATATTCTGTTCCAGAACAGGGCCACTGAAGTATTACGCTCTTTATCGGCGCATTTGCAGGATCGTTCACAGCTTACCCCCAACAGCGTGCAGGCTCAGGAAATGGCGCGATACGCTGAAACCGATGCGCACGTGCTGGCCACCGGTGAGCAGTACAGCTATGAGTCTTCGGTTACGTTGTACAGCGGCGAGGTACTGTGGTACCAGGCCACCAAGCGCCCTCTGCACCTGCCCGATGGCAGCGTGCACGTACTAGTTGTGAGCTCTGACATTACTGATTTCAAGCGCGCCCAGCAAACCCTGGAGTATAATGAGAAGCAGTACCGCGACCTGATGCAGTATTCGCAGGCTCTTATCTGCACGCACAATTTGGAGGGCAAAGTATTGTCGGTGAACCCCGCCGCCGCACAATTTATGGGAATGCCAGCTGAAAGCTTGCCGGGACGCTACCTGCAGGAAGCCCTCACGCCCGCTCAGCGCGCTAAGCTAGGCCACTACCTTACTACCATTGCCCAGGAGGGGGAAAACCGCGGCGTGGTACAATTTCAAATTGCAACGGGGGAGCTGCGCTATGTTTTGTACCAGAACTACCTGGTGCAGGAGGCAGGGCGCTTGGCCTACGTTATCGGCTATGGCCAGGACATCACCGACCGGATAATGGCGGAGCAGGAACTAAAGCGGGCCAAGAAGGAGGCCGAAGCTGCGGTACGCTCCCGGGAGAACTTCCTGGCCAACATGAGCCATGAGATTCGGACGCCCATGAACGGCGTGATGGGCATGGCTACTCAACTCAGCAAAACACCACTTGACGCTCGCCAGCAGGAGTTTTTGCGCATTATTCGTAGCTCGGGCCAGCATCTACTTAGCATCATTAATGATGTGCTGGACATGGCCAAGATTACTGCCGGCAAGCTGGAGTTTGAGCAAATTCCCTTTAACCTCTGCGATTCAATGGGGCAGGCGCTGCAGCCCTTGGTGCATCAGGCTACGGAAAAAGGCCTGCACATTGCGGGCACGCCGTTGCGTACCTCCTGCCCGCACCCCTGGGTACTCGGCGACCCATACCGCATCAATCAAATTCTGATTAACCTTTTCGGCAACGCCGTAAAATTTACACCTCCCGGTGGGCATATACATGTGGTAAGCCGGCAGGTGGCCGAAACAGAAACTACCCTAACCATTGAGTGTAGCGTGACCGATACGGGGGTAGGCATCGCGCCGGCCTTGCAAGCCCGCATTTTTGAAGGCTTCACGCAAGCTTACGCCGACACCACCCGGCGGTTTGGGGGCACGGGTCTGGGCCTGAGTATATCCAAGGCTCTGGTTGAGCAAATGGGCGGTGAGCTGCGGCTGGAAAGTACTGTAGGCCAGGGGAGCCGGTTTTCGTTTGAACTTACTCTGCCCCGCACTGCAGCTGTAGCCGCGGCGGAGGCTTTCAGTCCCTTTGATGCCGGAGCACTGCAGGGCCACCGGGTATTATTGATCGAAGACAATGAAATCAACCGTCATGTGGCCCGCCTGCTACTAGAGGAGTGGGGTATGATGGTAGATGAGGCCGAGAATGGCCCGAATGGGCTTGCACTCTACAGCACCCACGCCTATGATGTAGTACTCATGGATATTCAAATGCCGGGCATGAGTGGCCTGGAGGCTACTGCCATTATCCGGAAGCTCCCTGATGTGGCCAAGGCCAGCGTGCCGATCTTGGCCCTAACCGCCAACGCCTTCCGGGCCGATAATGAGCGGTACCTGGCAGCCGGCATGGATGCATGCCTCACAAAACCCTTCGAAGAGCGTGACCTGTATCGGGAGTTGGAGTTGCTGTTGCGCCCCGCAGCAGTTAACGTACCTGCCAAAAGCTACGACCTGACGAAACTGCACGATATGGCTCAGGGCCACACTGCATTTGTGCAAAAAATCATTGCCTCCTTCCTGAAAAACATGCCATCAAGCATAGCGCAGCTGGAGGCTGCCGCCGCAATGAATGATTGGCAGCAAGTAGCCCGGGTGGCCCACCACATCAAGCCCAGCCTTGCTTCTTTAGATGTTCAGGGCGTTGCTGAGCCAGTGAAGCTGCTGGAACGTGCCCCTGCCAGCGCTGAGGAAGAGTTGCCTCAGCTACAACAAGCCATAGCACACGTGGTAGTGCAGGTCCGGCGTACCATAGCAGAGCTAACTGATAGGCTACCAGCAGAGCCGCCTAAGTAA
- the hslV gene encoding ATP-dependent protease subunit HslV, translating to MRIRSTTVLGVRHNGEIALGADGQATMDKHVAKSNVRKVRKLQDGKVVTGFAGSTADAFMLLDKFEEKLNGYGGQLRRAAIELAKEWRKDQYLRKLEAMMVVADKDELLIIAGTGDVLEPDFDVAAIGSGAMYAQAAALALKKHAPHLTARQMVEDALHIAADICIYTNHNLMIEEPS from the coding sequence ATGAGAATCCGTTCCACTACCGTGCTAGGCGTGCGCCACAATGGCGAAATTGCCCTCGGCGCCGATGGCCAGGCCACCATGGATAAGCACGTGGCCAAGAGCAACGTGCGCAAGGTGCGTAAGCTGCAAGATGGCAAAGTGGTAACCGGCTTCGCCGGCTCCACCGCCGATGCTTTCATGCTACTCGATAAGTTTGAGGAGAAGCTCAACGGCTACGGCGGGCAGCTGCGTCGCGCTGCCATTGAGCTGGCCAAAGAGTGGCGCAAAGACCAGTACCTGCGCAAGCTGGAAGCCATGATGGTAGTAGCCGACAAAGACGAGCTGCTCATCATTGCCGGCACTGGCGACGTGCTGGAGCCGGACTTCGACGTGGCGGCCATTGGCTCGGGCGCTATGTATGCCCAGGCGGCGGCCCTGGCCCTCAAGAAGCACGCCCCCCATCTCACGGCCCGCCAAATGGTGGAAGATGCCCTGCACATTGCGGCCGACATCTGCATCTACACCAACCACAACCTGATGATTGAAGAGCCCAGCTAG
- a CDS encoding LytR/AlgR family response regulator transcription factor — MLPLPLTCVIVDDNEINRLTLAHLIELTPDLQLVASLVDGIEALNYFQQGSQADILFLDIEMPLLSGLDLPALLPNPAPSIIMVTTHRDFAVHAFALAALDYLVKPVTLERFNVAVSRVREQRLAQAPLLSPPAIPDPHSDASLFVKVGSRMLRVNFDDLLYIEAQSTCSVLITKGQKHVVYSTLKALEERLPLARFARVHRSYIVNTVLIDSVQDNVLRVGSHEVPVGKSYQDTFYRTLRSI; from the coding sequence ATGCTGCCCTTACCCCTTACTTGTGTTATAGTTGATGACAACGAGATTAACCGTTTAACGCTCGCCCACCTGATAGAGCTCACACCAGATTTGCAATTGGTAGCTTCACTGGTAGATGGTATTGAAGCGCTAAACTACTTTCAGCAGGGTAGCCAAGCCGATATATTATTTCTAGATATTGAAATGCCCCTGCTGTCCGGTCTGGATTTGCCGGCCTTGCTGCCTAACCCAGCGCCGTCTATCATTATGGTAACCACGCACCGCGACTTTGCCGTGCACGCCTTCGCGCTGGCAGCGCTTGACTACCTAGTGAAACCCGTTACGCTGGAACGCTTTAACGTAGCAGTATCTCGCGTGCGCGAACAACGCTTGGCCCAAGCGCCCCTGCTAAGCCCACCCGCCATTCCCGACCCTCATTCTGATGCCAGCTTATTTGTAAAGGTTGGCTCCCGAATGCTGCGCGTGAACTTCGATGACCTATTATATATTGAGGCTCAGTCTACGTGCTCAGTGCTCATTACCAAAGGCCAGAAGCACGTGGTGTATTCTACCCTAAAAGCACTGGAAGAACGCTTGCCTCTGGCCCGGTTTGCACGCGTGCACCGCAGTTACATTGTAAATACGGTACTCATTGATTCTGTGCAGGACAATGTGCTTAGAGTGGGCTCACACGAAGTACCGGTGGGCAAATCGTATCAGGATACATTTTACCGCACCTTACGCAGCATTTAG